In the genome of Polaribacter atrinae, one region contains:
- a CDS encoding copper resistance protein NlpE has translation MKHIIKFIAVVCILLSACKNNEPQDVSGVYIGEFPCADCVGIDNKMSLNSDGTFVLESTYRGKGDDTVFTKTGNYSVENGKVILELVESPFKYKIGDNYIEMLDIDGNKIESELNYKLTKQD, from the coding sequence ATGAAACATATTATAAAATTTATAGCAGTAGTTTGTATCCTTCTGTCTGCTTGTAAAAATAACGAACCACAAGATGTATCGGGTGTTTATATAGGAGAATTTCCTTGTGCAGACTGTGTAGGGATCGATAATAAAATGTCTTTAAATTCTGATGGAACTTTTGTGCTAGAAAGTACGTATAGAGGAAAAGGAGATGATACTGTTTTTACGAAAACAGGAAATTATTCCGTTGAAAACGGAAAAGTAATTTTAGAGTTGGTAGAGAGTCCTTTTAAATATAAAATTGGCGACAATTATATTGAAATGTTAGATATTGATGGAAATAAAATTGAAAGTGAATTAAACTATAAATTAACAAAGCAAGATTAA
- a CDS encoding non-canonical purine NTP diphosphatase — translation MKLVFATNNLNKLAEVQEMLPDSIQLLSLKDINCFDEIEETETTLEGNAKLKADYITKKFGYNCFADDTGLEVESLDGKPGVYSARFAGEPSNSENNMQKLLVDLKSKNNRKAQFRTAVALNLNDENFIFEGICKGDILEKKQGEKGFGYDPIFKPQSFEKSFAAMTSEEKNTISHRGIAIQKLVRFLLKYKY, via the coding sequence ATGAAATTAGTTTTCGCTACCAACAATTTAAACAAACTTGCTGAAGTTCAAGAAATGTTACCAGACTCAATACAATTATTGAGTTTAAAAGACATTAACTGTTTTGATGAAATAGAAGAAACAGAAACAACTTTAGAAGGAAACGCTAAATTAAAAGCAGATTATATTACCAAAAAATTTGGCTATAATTGTTTTGCTGATGATACAGGTTTAGAAGTAGAAAGTTTAGATGGAAAACCTGGAGTTTATTCTGCTCGTTTTGCAGGTGAACCCTCTAATTCTGAAAATAATATGCAAAAATTATTGGTAGATTTAAAATCTAAAAACAATAGAAAAGCACAATTTAGAACCGCAGTAGCTTTAAACTTAAATGACGAAAATTTTATTTTTGAAGGAATTTGCAAAGGAGACATTTTAGAAAAGAAACAGGGAGAAAAAGGTTTTGGATATGACCCCATCTTTAAACCACAAAGCTTTGAAAAATCTTTTGCAGCAATGACATCAGAAGAAAAAAACACCATTTCTCATAGAGGAATTGCTATTCAGAAATTAGTAAGGTTTTTATTAAAATACAAATATTAA
- a CDS encoding M3 family metallopeptidase, with protein sequence MKKYILIATLAFVASCDTKEANKENNMDISKNPLLVKSTLEYGTPDFTKIKAKHFLPAILEGMKLQNEAIEKITQNTDAPTFENTILALEESSKKLDAVTAVFYGLAGAHTNDTIKENQKELAPKFSKHSDDILLNTQLFAKVKSVYENLSEVNLDAESNHLVGEYFKNFSKAGANLSEEKKEKLKEINSEIASLSNDFGKKLLDASKKGGIVVTNKEDLKGLSDEKIASIEKDGTYEIQLINTTQQPSLQTLENRDVRKKLFEKSIHRTDAGEYDTSDLVLKMALLRAQKAQILGFDTYASWSLQGTMAATPDKVFNMFKNLIPGSLEKAASEIKEIQTEINKEGKDFKLAAYDWNHYAEKVRKSKYNLNEDDVKPYFEMTNVLEKGVFYAATKLYGITFKKRTDIPTYHPDVVVYELFEEDGSKLGLFFGDYFARDSKRGGAWMSNFVKQSKLRNQKPVIYNVCNSPKPAEGEPALISFDEVETMFHEFGHALHGFFGNQKYASISGTSTARDFVEFPSQFNENWSTHPEILKNYAVHYKTGEVIPAELLQKIKDAGTFNQGYSMIENLCSSSLDMKWHTISANDKIEDVASFEAEALKSMKLNLDEIPPRYRSTYFAHIFSGGYAAGYYSYLWTEMLSHDAYDWFKDNGLLTRENGQKFREQVLSKGNTMDYAEMYKTFAGRDPKAAPMLEARGLK encoded by the coding sequence ATGAAAAAATACATTTTAATAGCAACTCTAGCTTTTGTAGCAAGTTGTGATACTAAAGAAGCAAATAAAGAAAACAATATGGATATCTCTAAAAATCCTTTATTAGTAAAAAGTACGTTAGAATATGGTACACCAGATTTTACTAAAATTAAAGCAAAACATTTTTTACCAGCTATTTTAGAAGGGATGAAATTGCAAAATGAAGCTATTGAAAAAATCACTCAGAATACTGATGCTCCAACTTTTGAAAATACCATTTTAGCTTTAGAAGAAAGTAGCAAAAAGTTAGATGCAGTAACAGCTGTTTTTTATGGATTGGCTGGTGCGCATACAAATGATACGATTAAAGAAAATCAAAAAGAATTAGCGCCAAAGTTTTCTAAGCACTCTGATGATATTTTGCTAAATACACAATTGTTTGCAAAAGTAAAATCGGTTTATGAGAATCTATCTGAAGTAAATTTAGATGCAGAATCTAATCATTTGGTTGGTGAGTATTTTAAAAACTTTTCTAAAGCAGGTGCAAATTTATCCGAAGAAAAAAAAGAGAAGTTAAAAGAAATTAATTCTGAAATAGCGAGTTTATCAAATGATTTCGGAAAGAAATTATTAGACGCGAGTAAAAAAGGTGGAATTGTAGTTACTAATAAAGAGGATTTAAAGGGTTTGTCTGATGAAAAAATAGCGTCTATAGAAAAAGATGGTACTTATGAAATTCAGTTAATAAACACAACGCAACAACCTTCTTTGCAAACATTAGAGAATAGAGACGTTAGAAAAAAGTTATTCGAAAAGTCGATTCACAGAACAGATGCAGGTGAATATGATACAAGTGATCTTGTTTTAAAAATGGCTTTATTAAGAGCTCAAAAAGCACAAATTTTAGGTTTTGATACTTATGCTAGTTGGAGTTTACAAGGCACAATGGCAGCAACACCAGACAAAGTTTTTAATATGTTTAAAAACTTAATTCCGGGTTCTTTAGAAAAAGCAGCTTCTGAAATAAAAGAAATTCAAACAGAAATTAATAAAGAAGGTAAGGACTTTAAATTAGCTGCTTATGATTGGAATCATTACGCAGAAAAAGTGCGTAAATCTAAGTATAACTTAAACGAAGATGATGTAAAACCTTATTTTGAAATGACAAACGTTTTAGAAAAAGGAGTTTTTTACGCTGCTACAAAATTATACGGAATCACATTTAAAAAACGTACAGATATACCAACCTATCATCCAGATGTTGTGGTGTATGAACTTTTTGAAGAAGATGGAAGTAAATTAGGTTTATTTTTTGGAGATTACTTTGCAAGAGATAGTAAACGTGGTGGTGCGTGGATGAGTAATTTTGTAAAACAATCTAAATTACGCAACCAAAAGCCCGTAATATATAATGTATGTAATTCGCCAAAACCAGCAGAAGGAGAACCTGCATTAATCAGTTTTGATGAAGTAGAAACCATGTTTCATGAGTTTGGACATGCGTTACATGGTTTTTTCGGAAACCAAAAATATGCTTCTATTTCAGGGACAAGTACGGCAAGAGATTTTGTAGAGTTTCCGTCTCAGTTTAATGAAAACTGGTCTACGCATCCAGAAATCTTAAAGAACTATGCAGTACATTATAAAACAGGAGAAGTGATTCCTGCTGAATTATTACAAAAAATAAAAGATGCTGGTACTTTTAATCAAGGGTATTCTATGATAGAAAACTTATGTTCTTCTAGTTTAGATATGAAATGGCACACAATTTCTGCAAATGATAAAATTGAAGATGTAGCAAGTTTTGAAGCAGAAGCATTAAAAAGTATGAAATTAAATCTTGATGAAATTCCACCAAGATATCGTTCAACTTATTTTGCACACATTTTTAGTGGTGGTTATGCAGCAGGTTATTATTCGTATTTATGGACAGAAATGTTGAGTCATGATGCCTATGATTGGTTTAAAGATAATGGTTTGTTAACGCGTGAAAATGGACAGAAATTCCGTGAGCAAGTTTTATCTAAAGGAAACACAATGGATTATGCAGAAATGTATAAAACATTTGCAGGGAGAGATCCTAAAGCAGCACCAATGTTAGAAGCAAGAGGTTTAAAATAA
- a CDS encoding YihY/virulence factor BrkB family protein, producing the protein MSKEIEDKLEKIPIINLLVIFGKKIKIPGLEGMSLYDVIEMYIIGILKGALTTRAGGIAFSFFMAVFPFLLFILTLIPYIPIEGFQEGLFSFIKEILPPQTFDAVDVVLKDIINNQYGGLLSFGFLLSIFLMTNGVNAIFGGFEHSYHITDVRNVFRAYFISLGVSLLMSLFLIVTITTLILYQVALSKIDETGWLDTGDLDLFLLGKNVVFLVMIFTIVSLLFRYGTKQGKETKFFSAGAILTTVVSLCTFYLFGIYVVKFAQYNQLYGSIGTLLILMLFVWLNAIILLLGFELNAAIYALRFRNKIDSIL; encoded by the coding sequence ATGAGTAAAGAAATAGAAGACAAATTAGAGAAAATACCAATTATTAATCTCTTGGTAATATTTGGAAAGAAAATAAAAATTCCGGGTTTAGAAGGGATGTCTTTGTACGACGTAATAGAGATGTATATTATTGGTATTTTAAAAGGAGCTTTAACAACGAGAGCAGGCGGAATTGCATTCAGTTTTTTTATGGCTGTTTTTCCTTTTTTATTATTTATTTTAACCTTAATTCCATACATTCCTATAGAAGGATTTCAAGAAGGATTGTTTTCATTTATTAAAGAAATTTTACCACCACAAACATTCGATGCTGTAGATGTTGTGTTAAAAGATATCATTAATAATCAGTATGGAGGCTTGCTTTCTTTCGGTTTTTTATTGTCTATCTTTTTAATGACAAATGGCGTAAACGCTATTTTTGGAGGTTTTGAACATTCATACCATATAACCGATGTTAGAAATGTTTTTAGAGCTTATTTTATTTCTTTAGGAGTTTCTTTATTAATGTCTTTATTTTTAATTGTAACTATTACTACGCTTATCCTATATCAAGTAGCATTGTCTAAAATAGATGAAACAGGTTGGTTAGATACGGGTGATTTAGATCTGTTTCTTTTAGGTAAAAATGTCGTTTTCTTAGTGATGATATTCACAATTGTATCTTTACTTTTTAGATACGGAACAAAGCAAGGTAAAGAAACAAAATTCTTTTCTGCAGGTGCAATTTTAACTACAGTTGTATCTTTGTGTACGTTTTATTTATTCGGTATTTATGTGGTTAAATTTGCCCAATACAATCAATTATATGGTTCTATTGGTACCCTTTTAATATTGATGTTATTTGTTTGGCTAAATGCAATTATCTTATTGTTAGGGTTTGAGTTAAATGCTGCTATTTATGCTTTAAGATTCCGAAATAAAATCGATTCAATTTTATAA
- the hisS gene encoding histidine--tRNA ligase: protein MKPSIPKGTRDFSPTEVANRTYIMNTIKTAFETFGFQPIETPSFENSSTLMGKYGEEGDRLIFKILNSGDFLKKADETLLSEKNSLKVTSQISEKALRYDLTVPFARYVVQHQNDITFPFKRYQVQPVWRADRPQKGRFREFFQCDADVVGSKSLWQEVEFVQLYDTVFSKLGLAGTNIKINNRKILSGIAEVIGAQDKLIDFTVALDKLDKIGKEGVVKEMLSKGITEDAIEKVQPLFDFSGSNLDKLASLESMLSTSEEGTNGVEELRFVINAVEELGLETATLEVDVTLARGLNYYTGAIFEVAAPKGVKMGSIGGGGRYDDLTGIFGLKDVSGVGISFGLDRIYLVLEELGLFKAVDLPKPKVIFLNFESDTDVLKMKAIKVLRENSIKSEFYPDLAESNKAQKRQWKYVNSREIEFVVSKVDNDVFTLKNMVSGEQTDCNLSELVALLKAKL from the coding sequence ATGAAACCAAGCATACCAAAAGGAACCAGAGATTTTTCGCCAACAGAAGTAGCGAATAGAACGTATATAATGAATACGATTAAAACTGCTTTTGAAACATTCGGATTTCAGCCTATAGAAACACCAAGTTTTGAAAATTCATCAACCTTAATGGGGAAATATGGTGAAGAAGGAGATCGTTTGATTTTTAAGATTTTAAATTCTGGAGACTTTTTAAAGAAGGCTGATGAAACCCTTTTATCAGAAAAAAATAGTTTAAAGGTAACTTCTCAAATTTCAGAGAAAGCGTTGCGTTATGATTTAACAGTACCTTTTGCTCGTTACGTAGTACAACATCAAAATGATATTACGTTTCCTTTTAAACGCTATCAAGTTCAACCTGTTTGGAGAGCAGATAGGCCACAAAAAGGACGTTTTAGAGAGTTTTTTCAGTGTGATGCAGATGTTGTTGGCAGTAAATCTTTATGGCAAGAAGTAGAATTTGTACAATTATATGATACCGTTTTTAGTAAACTTGGTTTAGCAGGAACGAATATTAAAATTAATAATAGGAAAATACTTTCTGGTATTGCAGAGGTTATTGGTGCGCAAGACAAATTAATCGATTTTACGGTAGCTTTAGATAAGTTAGATAAAATTGGTAAAGAAGGTGTTGTTAAAGAAATGCTATCTAAAGGAATTACAGAAGACGCTATAGAAAAAGTACAACCTTTATTCGATTTTTCTGGGTCTAATTTAGATAAATTAGCTTCATTAGAAAGCATGTTATCAACTTCTGAAGAAGGAACAAATGGAGTAGAAGAGTTACGTTTTGTAATTAATGCTGTTGAAGAATTAGGTTTAGAAACAGCAACATTAGAAGTAGATGTAACTTTAGCAAGAGGATTAAATTATTACACAGGAGCAATTTTTGAAGTTGCTGCGCCAAAAGGTGTAAAAATGGGTTCTATTGGTGGTGGTGGAAGATATGATGATTTAACAGGGATCTTTGGTTTAAAGGATGTTTCTGGAGTTGGAATTTCTTTCGGATTAGACAGAATTTATCTAGTTTTAGAAGAATTAGGTTTGTTTAAAGCAGTAGATCTACCAAAACCAAAGGTTATTTTCTTGAATTTTGAGTCTGATACTGATGTTTTAAAAATGAAAGCGATTAAAGTTTTAAGAGAAAATTCTATAAAAAGTGAATTTTATCCTGATTTAGCAGAAAGTAATAAAGCGCAAAAACGACAATGGAAGTATGTTAATTCTAGAGAGATAGAATTTGTAGTTTCTAAAGTAGATAACGATGTTTTTACATTAAAGAATATGGTTTCTGGAGAACAAACAGATTGTAATTTATCGGAGTTAGTAGCATTATTAAAAGCAAAATTATAG
- the folE gene encoding GTP cyclohydrolase I FolE — MNDERIEEIGENHVGTSAKTPLRADAFDITDEEKIERIQESVKDILTTLGLDLTDDSLQGTPKRVAKSFVNELFMGLNPKNMPKASTFDNNYNYGEMLVERNIVVYSTCEHHLLPIIGRAHVAYISDGKVIGLSKMNRIVEYFSKRPQVQERLTMQVVQAMQEALGVQDVACVIDAKHLCVNSRGIKDIESSTVTAEFGGKFKEKETKREFLEYLKMNTSFE; from the coding sequence ATGAATGACGAAAGAATTGAAGAAATAGGAGAGAATCACGTTGGTACATCAGCCAAAACTCCATTAAGAGCAGATGCTTTTGATATTACTGATGAAGAAAAAATTGAAAGAATTCAAGAAAGTGTAAAGGATATTTTAACCACTTTAGGTTTGGATTTAACAGACGATAGTTTACAAGGAACTCCTAAAAGAGTTGCTAAATCTTTTGTTAATGAGCTTTTTATGGGGTTAAATCCTAAAAATATGCCAAAAGCTTCTACGTTTGACAACAATTACAATTATGGTGAAATGTTAGTTGAAAGAAATATCGTTGTATATTCTACTTGCGAGCATCATTTATTACCTATTATTGGTAGAGCGCATGTCGCATATATTTCTGATGGAAAAGTAATCGGACTTTCTAAAATGAATCGAATTGTAGAGTATTTCTCTAAGAGACCTCAAGTACAAGAACGTTTAACTATGCAAGTTGTACAAGCAATGCAAGAAGCTCTAGGAGTACAAGATGTTGCTTGTGTTATTGATGCAAAACATTTATGTGTTAATTCTAGAGGTATTAAAGATATAGAAAGTTCTACTGTTACTGCAGAGTTTGGTGGTAAGTTTAAAGAAAAGGAAACTAAAAGAGAATTTTTAGAATATTTAAAAATGAATACAAGTTTTGAATAA
- a CDS encoding AraC family transcriptional regulator, with the protein MVFISLYLEFKTGSKVSGKTMAVFSMVFWLSVFFKILISPEILYGLPILNKTLLKFNEVSPEEEAQLAPVSDIVGNNWVIEVAIKEDSQDYRLQENIRTNIVSYIQEVDKLSTEQFIFRGQKVSQSDIAETLGVPTSHIVYLFKYHSKISFTEYRKNSRIQDALKLIEGGFLNSETFESLAYKTGFASYNPFFIAFKSITSHSPQDYIRGKK; encoded by the coding sequence ATGGTTTTTATTTCTTTGTATTTAGAGTTTAAAACTGGGAGTAAGGTTTCTGGGAAAACAATGGCTGTTTTTTCAATGGTTTTTTGGTTATCCGTTTTCTTTAAAATTTTAATCTCTCCAGAAATTTTATACGGACTTCCTATTCTTAATAAAACCTTATTAAAATTTAATGAAGTATCACCTGAAGAGGAAGCGCAATTAGCTCCAGTAAGTGACATTGTAGGTAATAATTGGGTAATAGAAGTTGCTATAAAAGAAGATAGTCAAGATTATAGATTACAAGAAAATATAAGAACCAATATTGTAAGTTATATTCAAGAAGTTGATAAGTTAAGTACAGAACAATTTATTTTTAGAGGTCAAAAAGTTTCACAGAGTGATATAGCAGAAACTTTAGGAGTACCTACAAGTCATATTGTGTATTTGTTTAAATATCATTCTAAAATTTCTTTTACAGAATATAGAAAAAATAGTAGAATACAAGATGCTCTTAAACTTATTGAAGGTGGTTTTTTAAACTCAGAAACCTTTGAGTCTTTAGCCTATAAAACGGGTTTTGCGTCTTACAATCCTTTTTTTATCGCCTTTAAAAGTATTACATCGCATTCACCACAAGATTACATTAGGGGTAAAAAGTAG
- a CDS encoding pentapeptide repeat-containing protein, with translation MTDTYFDSEEYTKIDFTKRKIEKGEYDNCTFTDCNFENVHASNIQFVECEFIDCNFSNAIVNNTAFKEVDFINCKMIGVKFNECDSFLLQFNFKECQLSFSSFYQLKIPKTKFSNCNLQEVDFTETILINAIFDNCDFKGAIFGESNLEKSDFRTSFNFNINPEKNRLKGGKYSKENILGLLTEYKIIVE, from the coding sequence ATGACAGATACTTATTTTGATAGTGAAGAATATACGAAAATAGATTTTACAAAAAGAAAGATTGAAAAAGGTGAATATGACAATTGCACATTTACAGATTGTAATTTTGAGAATGTTCATGCATCCAATATTCAGTTTGTAGAATGTGAGTTTATAGATTGTAATTTTAGCAATGCAATTGTAAATAACACGGCTTTTAAAGAGGTTGATTTTATCAATTGTAAAATGATTGGTGTAAAATTTAATGAATGTGATTCATTTTTATTACAATTTAATTTTAAAGAATGTCAATTAAGTTTTTCATCTTTTTATCAATTAAAAATTCCGAAGACAAAATTTAGTAATTGTAATTTGCAAGAAGTAGATTTTACAGAAACTATTTTAATAAATGCTATTTTTGATAATTGTGACTTTAAAGGCGCAATTTTTGGTGAGTCTAATTTAGAAAAATCAGATTTTAGAACATCATTTAATTTTAACATCAATCCAGAAAAGAATCGTTTAAAAGGAGGGAAGTATAGTAAAGAGAATATTTTAGGTCTTTTAACTGAATATAAAATTATTGTTGAGTAA
- the nadC gene encoding carboxylating nicotinate-nucleotide diphosphorylase produces the protein MISKEQFQNELDLIIKNAIREDVGDGDHTSLSCIPADAEGKAKLLVKEDGIIAGIEFAKQVFSYVDKDLQVETFINDGESVKYGDIVFHVSGKSQSILMAERLVLNAMQRMSAIATKTAFFANLLKGTKTKVLDTRKTTPGIRAIEKWAVKIGGGENHRFALYDMVMIKDNHIDFAGGITAAITKTKKYLAEKNLDIKIIVEARSLEEIKEILSNEGVYRILIDNFNYEDTKKAVALIGDTCLTESSGGINEETIRKYAECGVDFISSGALTHSVYNLDLSLKAI, from the coding sequence ATGATATCAAAAGAACAATTTCAGAACGAGTTAGATTTAATTATAAAAAATGCTATTAGAGAAGATGTAGGAGATGGAGATCATACGTCACTTTCTTGTATTCCTGCAGATGCAGAAGGAAAAGCAAAATTGTTGGTAAAAGAAGATGGAATTATAGCTGGAATAGAATTTGCAAAACAAGTTTTCTCTTATGTTGATAAGGATTTACAGGTAGAAACGTTTATAAATGATGGCGAATCGGTAAAGTATGGAGACATTGTTTTTCATGTTTCCGGTAAATCTCAGTCTATATTAATGGCAGAACGTTTGGTGTTAAATGCAATGCAAAGAATGTCTGCAATTGCAACAAAAACTGCGTTTTTTGCAAATTTATTGAAAGGAACAAAAACCAAAGTATTAGATACAAGGAAAACAACACCAGGAATTAGAGCTATAGAAAAATGGGCTGTAAAAATAGGTGGAGGAGAAAATCATCGTTTTGCTCTATATGACATGGTAATGATTAAAGACAATCATATAGATTTTGCTGGCGGAATTACAGCAGCAATTACCAAAACAAAAAAATATTTAGCAGAAAAGAATCTTGATATTAAAATTATTGTAGAAGCAAGAAGTTTAGAAGAGATTAAAGAAATTTTGTCTAACGAAGGTGTTTATAGAATTCTAATTGACAACTTTAATTATGAAGATACTAAAAAAGCAGTTGCTTTAATTGGTGATACTTGCTTAACAGAATCTTCTGGAGGAATTAACGAAGAAACGATTAGAAAATATGCAGAATGTGGTGTAGATTTTATTTCTTCCGGAGCATTAACACACTCCGTTTACAATTTAGATTTAAGTTTAAAAGCTATTTAG
- a CDS encoding helix-turn-helix domain-containing protein, whose product MKQPELGKRIFELRKGKGLTQEELVEQCNINVRTIQRIEAGEVNPRSYTIKIILEALGEDLNKIDVISKKESVESNWTEGELKTLNNSWIFGVFYTILNLVGILVLLYLATSNVSKVGVLSFKIPYAIVFFILIIPFLNGYKLLAQKFNNILLLNAVYVYFVISVLMTIIMFFTKSSGFISALEIALSVISMVIFGVGELIMGLGILKLKENIGSIAQVTGIIKIVNGILLVTVFLSPIALFLMIGILILEVVLLHNTFKKFNSLITHDGKAHS is encoded by the coding sequence ATGAAGCAACCTGAACTAGGAAAAAGAATTTTTGAATTACGAAAAGGAAAAGGCTTAACTCAAGAAGAGTTAGTTGAACAATGCAATATTAATGTTAGAACAATACAAAGAATTGAAGCAGGTGAGGTAAACCCTAGAAGTTATACCATTAAGATTATTTTAGAAGCTTTAGGTGAAGATTTAAATAAGATTGATGTTATTTCTAAAAAAGAAAGTGTTGAAAGCAATTGGACAGAAGGAGAATTAAAAACATTAAATAATAGTTGGATTTTTGGTGTTTTTTATACCATTCTTAATTTAGTTGGTATTTTAGTTCTGCTTTATTTGGCAACGAGTAATGTAAGTAAAGTAGGTGTTTTAAGTTTTAAAATACCGTATGCAATTGTTTTTTTTATTTTAATAATCCCTTTTCTTAATGGTTACAAACTACTAGCTCAAAAATTTAATAATATTTTATTACTAAATGCTGTATACGTATATTTTGTAATAAGTGTGTTAATGACAATAATAATGTTCTTTACTAAAAGTTCTGGTTTTATTAGTGCTTTAGAAATAGCTTTAAGTGTAATTTCTATGGTGATTTTTGGAGTTGGAGAATTAATTATGGGGCTAGGTATTTTAAAACTAAAAGAAAATATAGGCTCAATTGCTCAGGTTACAGGAATAATAAAGATTGTAAACGGTATACTACTTGTTACGGTATTTTTATCGCCTATAGCTTTGTTTCTTATGATTGGAATACTAATATTAGAAGTGGTCCTTTTACATAATACATTTAAGAAGTTTAATAGCTTAATTACTCATGATGGTAAGGCTCATTCTTAA
- the rlmH gene encoding 23S rRNA (pseudouridine(1915)-N(3))-methyltransferase RlmH, with protein sequence MKIKLLAIGKTDNKNLIQLIDEYQNRLKHYIKFELEIIPDIKNVKNLSEIQQKEKEGELILSKLQNTDQLVLFDDKGKHYTSIEFSKYLQKKMNAGTKQLVLVIGGPYGFSDAVYKKSIGKISLSKMTFSHQMIRLFIVEQLYRGFTILKNEPYHHE encoded by the coding sequence ATGAAAATTAAATTACTAGCCATTGGTAAAACTGACAACAAAAACTTGATTCAGTTAATTGATGAATATCAAAATAGATTAAAACACTACATAAAGTTTGAATTAGAGATTATTCCCGACATTAAAAACGTGAAGAATTTAAGCGAAATTCAACAAAAAGAAAAAGAAGGAGAATTGATTTTATCTAAACTACAAAACACAGATCAATTAGTGTTGTTCGATGATAAAGGTAAACACTATACTTCTATAGAGTTTTCTAAGTACTTACAAAAGAAAATGAATGCTGGTACAAAACAGTTAGTTTTGGTTATTGGCGGCCCTTATGGTTTTTCTGATGCGGTTTATAAAAAATCAATTGGAAAAATATCTCTTTCTAAAATGACGTTTTCTCACCAAATGATTCGTCTTTTTATTGTTGAACAATTATATAGAGGTTTTACAATTCTTAAGAATGAGCCTTACCATCATGAGTAA